A genomic stretch from Rhineura floridana isolate rRhiFlo1 chromosome 18, rRhiFlo1.hap2, whole genome shotgun sequence includes:
- the CLSTN1 gene encoding calsyntenin-1 isoform X3, translating into MLLSPLAPACLLAALLCGGIRAARVNKHKPWIETTYHGIVTENDNTVLLDPPLIALDKDAPLRFAESFEVTVTKEGEICGFKIHGQNVPFEAVVVDKSTGEGMIRSKEKLDCELRKDYTFTIQAYDCGKSPDGANMKKSHKATVHIQVNDVNEYAPVFKEKSYKAAVIEGKRYDSILKVEAVDADCSPQFSQICSYEIVTPDVPFAIDKDGYIKNTEKLNYGKEHQYKLTVTAYDCGTKRAAEDVLVKISIKPTCKPGWQGWSKRMEYEPGTGSLALFPNIHLETCDEPITSVQATVDLETNHIGKGCDRDTYSEKSLHRLCGASSDTAELLPPPSNTANWTMGLPTDNGHDSDQVFEFNGTQAVKVPDNVVTINMKEPFVISVWMRHGPGAREKEAILCNSDKTDMNRHHYSLYVHNCRLGFLFRQDPSEGQSYKPAEFHWKLNQVCDKEWHHYVLNVEFPTVMLYVDGVSFDPFPVTEDYPLHPSKIESQLVVGACWQGGELHMAQFFRGNLAGLMIRSGKLESKKVIDCLYTCKEGLDLQTADGVGKGLKIHMNPSQSVLTLEGDDIDRFDKAMQHISYLNSRQFPTPGIRRIKITSTVKCSSNEACIAIPFVDGYIMVLQPEEPKISLSGINHFARSASEFESPEGVSLFPELRIISTITREVEPEGDGDEDPTVQESLVSEEIMHNLDTCEVTVVGEELSLEQESLEVDMVRLQQKGMEMSSSNLGMIITGVDTMASYEEVLHLICYRNWQAVSLFDRKFKLVCSELNGRYVSNEFKVEVNVIHTANPMDHANHIAAEPQFVQPVHHSFVDLSGHNLANPHPGFSVVPSTATVVIVVCVSFLVFMIILGVFRIRAAHQRTMRDQDSGKENEMDWDDSALTITVNPMETYEDQHSSEEEEEEEEEEESEDGEEEDDITSAESESSEEEEGEQEEDQQNVNRQQQLEWDDSTLTY; encoded by the exons AGAGTTTTGAGGTGACAGTCACCAAAGAAG GTGAGATTTGCGGATTTAAAATTCACGGGCAAAATGTCCCCTTTGAAGCAGTGGTGGTGGATAAATCCACCGGTGAGGGGATGATCCGATCCAAAGAGAAGCTTGACTGTGAACTGCGGAAGGACTACACGTTCACCATCCAGGCCTATGACTGTGGGAAGAGCCCAGATGGAGCAAATATGAAAAAATCCCACAA AGCAACGGTGCATATCCAGGTGAACGACGTCAATGAGTACGCCCCGGTGTTCAAAGAGAAGTCTTACAAAGCAGCCGTCATCGAGGGCAAGAGGTACGACAGCATCCTGAAAGTGGAAGCGGTGGATGCCGATTGCTCCCCCCAATTCAGCCAGATCTGCAGTTACGAAATCGTCACTCCTGACGTTCCCTTTGCCATTGACAAAGACG GTTATATTAAGAACACGGAGAAGCTGAACTACGGCAAGGAGCACCAGTATAAGCTCACCGTGACAGCCTATGACTGCGGGACGAAGCGAGCTGCCGAGGACGTCCTGGTGAAGATTAGCATTAAGCCTACGTGCAAACCAGGCTGGCAAG GCTGGAGCAAAAGAATGGAGTATGAACCCGGGACTGGCTCCCTTGCTCTTTTCCCCAATATCCATTTGGAGACCTGTGACGAGCCCATCACGTCCGTGCAGGCCACAGTTGATCTGGAGACCAACCATATTGGGAAAGGTTGCGACCGAGATACCTACTCTGAGAAATCCCTTCACAGGCTTTGTG GTGCTTCCTCTGACACTGCTGAGCTGCTTCCTCCTCCGAGCAACACGGCAAACTGGACAATGGGCCTTCCAACAGACAATGGCCACGACAGCGACCAGGTCTTCGAGTTCAATGGCACCCAAGCCGTGAAGGTTCCAGACAACGTGGTCACCATCAACATGAAAGAGCCTTTTGTGATTTCGGTGTGGATGAGGCACGGGCCTGGGGCCAGGGAAAAAGAGGCCATCCTCTGCAACTCAGACAAGACAG ACATGAACCGGCACCACTATTCTCTGTACGTGCACAATTGTCGCCTCGGGTTCCTCTTCCGCCAGGATCCTTCAGAGGGGCAGAGTTATAAACCGGCAGAATTCCACTGGAAACTGAACCAG GTGTGCGATAAGGAGTGGCATCACTACGTCCTCAATGTAGAATTTCCAACTGTGATGCTGTATGTTGACGGAGTTTCCTTCGATCCTTTCCCGGTGACTGAAGACTATCCACTTCATCCCTCCAAAATAGAATCCCAGCTGGTGGTTGGAGCTTGCTGGCAAG GTGGTGAGCTCCACATGGCCCAATTCTTCCGAGGGAACCTGGCTGGCTTAATGATCCGCTCCGGTAAACTGGAGAGTAAGAAGGTGATTGACTGTCTCTACACCTGCAAGGAGGGGCTGGATTTGCAGACGGCAGATGGCGTTGGCAAAGGCCTAAAG ATCCACATGAACCCGAGCCAGTCGGTGTTGACCTTGGAAGGAGACGACATTGACAGGTTCGACAAAGCCATGCAGCACATCTCCTACCTGAACTCCCgccagttccccacacctgggatcCGGAGGATCAAAATCACAAGCACTGTGAA GTGCTCCAGCAACGAAGCCTGCATTGCCATTCCTTTTGTCGACGGCTACATCATGGTCTTGCAGCCCGAAGAGCCCAAGATCAGCCTGAGTGGCATCAACCACTTTGCCCGCTCGGCTTCGGAGTTCGAGAGCCCCGAAGGGGTTTCCCTCTTCCCTGAGCTTCGCATCATCAGCACCATCACGCGGGAGGTTGAGCCGGAGGGGGACGGAGATGAGGATCCAACAG TCCAAGAATCGTTGGTGTCCGAGGAGATCATGCACAACTTGGATACCTGCGAGGTCACGGTGGTCGGGGAGGAGCTCAGCCTGGAGCAGGAGAGCTTGGAGGTCGATATGGTTCGGTTGCAGCAGAAAGGGATGGAGATGAGCAGCTCCAACCTGGGCATGATCATTACCG GGGTTGACACCATGGCCAGCTACGAGGAGGTTTTACACTTGATTTGCTACCGCAATTGGCAGGCCGTGTCTCTGTTTGACCGAAAGTTCAAGCTGGTCTGTTCGGAGCTCAATGGGCGTTATGTCAGCAATGAGTTTAAAGTGGAG GTGAATGTCATCCACACAGCTAACCCCATGGACCACGCCAACCACATCGCCGCAGAGCCTCAGTTTGTCCAGCCCGTTCACCATTCATTTGTTGACCTCTCTGGTCACAACCTAGCCAACCCTCACCCAGGTTTTTCAG TGGTTCCAAGCACTGCCACAGTTGTGATTGTGGTCTGTGTCAGCTTCCTGGTTTTCATGATTATCCTGGGAGTCTTCCGGATCAGAGCTGCTCACCAGAGAACAATGCGGGACCAGGATTCTGGGAAGGAGAACGAGATGGACTGGGACGACTCTGCTTTGACCATTACTGTTAACCCCATGGAG acATATGAGGACCAGCAcagcagtgaggaggaggaggaggaggaagaggaggaagagagcgAAGATGGGGAGGAAGAAGATGACATCACCAGTGCAGAGTCTGAAAGCagcgaggaggaagagggggagcaggaagaggaccaacagaatgtcaacaggcagCAGCAGCTAGAATGGGACGACTCCACGCTCACTTATTGA
- the CLSTN1 gene encoding calsyntenin-1 isoform X1, whose translation MLLSPLAPACLLAALLCGGIRAARVNKHKPWIETTYHGIVTENDNTVLLDPPLIALDKDAPLRFAESFEVTVTKEGEICGFKIHGQNVPFEAVVVDKSTGEGMIRSKEKLDCELRKDYTFTIQAYDCGKSPDGANMKKSHKATVHIQVNDVNEYAPVFKEKSYKAAVIEGKRYDSILKVEAVDADCSPQFSQICSYEIVTPDVPFAIDKDGYIKNTEKLNYGKEHQYKLTVTAYDCGTKRAAEDVLVKISIKPTCKPGWQGWSKRMEYEPGTGSLALFPNIHLETCDEPITSVQATVDLETNHIGKGCDRDTYSEKSLHRLCGASSDTAELLPPPSNTANWTMGLPTDNGHDSDQVFEFNGTQAVKVPDNVVTINMKEPFVISVWMRHGPGAREKEAILCNSDKTDMNRHHYSLYVHNCRLGFLFRQDPSEGQSYKPAEFHWKLNQVCDKEWHHYVLNVEFPTVMLYVDGVSFDPFPVTEDYPLHPSKIESQLVVGACWQEYTGNENDTEKATESPAGGELHMAQFFRGNLAGLMIRSGKLESKKVIDCLYTCKEGLDLQTADGVGKGLKIHMNPSQSVLTLEGDDIDRFDKAMQHISYLNSRQFPTPGIRRIKITSTVKCSSNEACIAIPFVDGYIMVLQPEEPKISLSGINHFARSASEFESPEGVSLFPELRIISTITREVEPEGDGDEDPTVQESLVSEEIMHNLDTCEVTVVGEELSLEQESLEVDMVRLQQKGMEMSSSNLGMIITGVDTMASYEEVLHLICYRNWQAVSLFDRKFKLVCSELNGRYVSNEFKVEVNVIHTANPMDHANHIAAEPQFVQPVHHSFVDLSGHNLANPHPGFSVVPSTATVVIVVCVSFLVFMIILGVFRIRAAHQRTMRDQDSGKENEMDWDDSALTITVNPMETYEDQHSSEEEEEEEEEEESEDGEEEDDITSAESESSEEEEGEQEEDQQNVNRQQQLEWDDSTLTY comes from the exons AGAGTTTTGAGGTGACAGTCACCAAAGAAG GTGAGATTTGCGGATTTAAAATTCACGGGCAAAATGTCCCCTTTGAAGCAGTGGTGGTGGATAAATCCACCGGTGAGGGGATGATCCGATCCAAAGAGAAGCTTGACTGTGAACTGCGGAAGGACTACACGTTCACCATCCAGGCCTATGACTGTGGGAAGAGCCCAGATGGAGCAAATATGAAAAAATCCCACAA AGCAACGGTGCATATCCAGGTGAACGACGTCAATGAGTACGCCCCGGTGTTCAAAGAGAAGTCTTACAAAGCAGCCGTCATCGAGGGCAAGAGGTACGACAGCATCCTGAAAGTGGAAGCGGTGGATGCCGATTGCTCCCCCCAATTCAGCCAGATCTGCAGTTACGAAATCGTCACTCCTGACGTTCCCTTTGCCATTGACAAAGACG GTTATATTAAGAACACGGAGAAGCTGAACTACGGCAAGGAGCACCAGTATAAGCTCACCGTGACAGCCTATGACTGCGGGACGAAGCGAGCTGCCGAGGACGTCCTGGTGAAGATTAGCATTAAGCCTACGTGCAAACCAGGCTGGCAAG GCTGGAGCAAAAGAATGGAGTATGAACCCGGGACTGGCTCCCTTGCTCTTTTCCCCAATATCCATTTGGAGACCTGTGACGAGCCCATCACGTCCGTGCAGGCCACAGTTGATCTGGAGACCAACCATATTGGGAAAGGTTGCGACCGAGATACCTACTCTGAGAAATCCCTTCACAGGCTTTGTG GTGCTTCCTCTGACACTGCTGAGCTGCTTCCTCCTCCGAGCAACACGGCAAACTGGACAATGGGCCTTCCAACAGACAATGGCCACGACAGCGACCAGGTCTTCGAGTTCAATGGCACCCAAGCCGTGAAGGTTCCAGACAACGTGGTCACCATCAACATGAAAGAGCCTTTTGTGATTTCGGTGTGGATGAGGCACGGGCCTGGGGCCAGGGAAAAAGAGGCCATCCTCTGCAACTCAGACAAGACAG ACATGAACCGGCACCACTATTCTCTGTACGTGCACAATTGTCGCCTCGGGTTCCTCTTCCGCCAGGATCCTTCAGAGGGGCAGAGTTATAAACCGGCAGAATTCCACTGGAAACTGAACCAG GTGTGCGATAAGGAGTGGCATCACTACGTCCTCAATGTAGAATTTCCAACTGTGATGCTGTATGTTGACGGAGTTTCCTTCGATCCTTTCCCGGTGACTGAAGACTATCCACTTCATCCCTCCAAAATAGAATCCCAGCTGGTGGTTGGAGCTTGCTGGCAAG AATATACAGGAAATGAGAATGACACAGAAAAAGCGACCGAGAGCCCTGCAG GTGGTGAGCTCCACATGGCCCAATTCTTCCGAGGGAACCTGGCTGGCTTAATGATCCGCTCCGGTAAACTGGAGAGTAAGAAGGTGATTGACTGTCTCTACACCTGCAAGGAGGGGCTGGATTTGCAGACGGCAGATGGCGTTGGCAAAGGCCTAAAG ATCCACATGAACCCGAGCCAGTCGGTGTTGACCTTGGAAGGAGACGACATTGACAGGTTCGACAAAGCCATGCAGCACATCTCCTACCTGAACTCCCgccagttccccacacctgggatcCGGAGGATCAAAATCACAAGCACTGTGAA GTGCTCCAGCAACGAAGCCTGCATTGCCATTCCTTTTGTCGACGGCTACATCATGGTCTTGCAGCCCGAAGAGCCCAAGATCAGCCTGAGTGGCATCAACCACTTTGCCCGCTCGGCTTCGGAGTTCGAGAGCCCCGAAGGGGTTTCCCTCTTCCCTGAGCTTCGCATCATCAGCACCATCACGCGGGAGGTTGAGCCGGAGGGGGACGGAGATGAGGATCCAACAG TCCAAGAATCGTTGGTGTCCGAGGAGATCATGCACAACTTGGATACCTGCGAGGTCACGGTGGTCGGGGAGGAGCTCAGCCTGGAGCAGGAGAGCTTGGAGGTCGATATGGTTCGGTTGCAGCAGAAAGGGATGGAGATGAGCAGCTCCAACCTGGGCATGATCATTACCG GGGTTGACACCATGGCCAGCTACGAGGAGGTTTTACACTTGATTTGCTACCGCAATTGGCAGGCCGTGTCTCTGTTTGACCGAAAGTTCAAGCTGGTCTGTTCGGAGCTCAATGGGCGTTATGTCAGCAATGAGTTTAAAGTGGAG GTGAATGTCATCCACACAGCTAACCCCATGGACCACGCCAACCACATCGCCGCAGAGCCTCAGTTTGTCCAGCCCGTTCACCATTCATTTGTTGACCTCTCTGGTCACAACCTAGCCAACCCTCACCCAGGTTTTTCAG TGGTTCCAAGCACTGCCACAGTTGTGATTGTGGTCTGTGTCAGCTTCCTGGTTTTCATGATTATCCTGGGAGTCTTCCGGATCAGAGCTGCTCACCAGAGAACAATGCGGGACCAGGATTCTGGGAAGGAGAACGAGATGGACTGGGACGACTCTGCTTTGACCATTACTGTTAACCCCATGGAG acATATGAGGACCAGCAcagcagtgaggaggaggaggaggaggaagaggaggaagagagcgAAGATGGGGAGGAAGAAGATGACATCACCAGTGCAGAGTCTGAAAGCagcgaggaggaagagggggagcaggaagaggaccaacagaatgtcaacaggcagCAGCAGCTAGAATGGGACGACTCCACGCTCACTTATTGA
- the CLSTN1 gene encoding calsyntenin-1 isoform X2, giving the protein MLLSPLAPACLLAALLCGGIRAARVNKHKPWIETTYHGIVTENDNTVLLDPPLIALDKDAPLRFAGEICGFKIHGQNVPFEAVVVDKSTGEGMIRSKEKLDCELRKDYTFTIQAYDCGKSPDGANMKKSHKATVHIQVNDVNEYAPVFKEKSYKAAVIEGKRYDSILKVEAVDADCSPQFSQICSYEIVTPDVPFAIDKDGYIKNTEKLNYGKEHQYKLTVTAYDCGTKRAAEDVLVKISIKPTCKPGWQGWSKRMEYEPGTGSLALFPNIHLETCDEPITSVQATVDLETNHIGKGCDRDTYSEKSLHRLCGASSDTAELLPPPSNTANWTMGLPTDNGHDSDQVFEFNGTQAVKVPDNVVTINMKEPFVISVWMRHGPGAREKEAILCNSDKTDMNRHHYSLYVHNCRLGFLFRQDPSEGQSYKPAEFHWKLNQVCDKEWHHYVLNVEFPTVMLYVDGVSFDPFPVTEDYPLHPSKIESQLVVGACWQEYTGNENDTEKATESPAGGELHMAQFFRGNLAGLMIRSGKLESKKVIDCLYTCKEGLDLQTADGVGKGLKIHMNPSQSVLTLEGDDIDRFDKAMQHISYLNSRQFPTPGIRRIKITSTVKCSSNEACIAIPFVDGYIMVLQPEEPKISLSGINHFARSASEFESPEGVSLFPELRIISTITREVEPEGDGDEDPTVQESLVSEEIMHNLDTCEVTVVGEELSLEQESLEVDMVRLQQKGMEMSSSNLGMIITGVDTMASYEEVLHLICYRNWQAVSLFDRKFKLVCSELNGRYVSNEFKVEVNVIHTANPMDHANHIAAEPQFVQPVHHSFVDLSGHNLANPHPGFSVVPSTATVVIVVCVSFLVFMIILGVFRIRAAHQRTMRDQDSGKENEMDWDDSALTITVNPMETYEDQHSSEEEEEEEEEEESEDGEEEDDITSAESESSEEEEGEQEEDQQNVNRQQQLEWDDSTLTY; this is encoded by the exons GTGAGATTTGCGGATTTAAAATTCACGGGCAAAATGTCCCCTTTGAAGCAGTGGTGGTGGATAAATCCACCGGTGAGGGGATGATCCGATCCAAAGAGAAGCTTGACTGTGAACTGCGGAAGGACTACACGTTCACCATCCAGGCCTATGACTGTGGGAAGAGCCCAGATGGAGCAAATATGAAAAAATCCCACAA AGCAACGGTGCATATCCAGGTGAACGACGTCAATGAGTACGCCCCGGTGTTCAAAGAGAAGTCTTACAAAGCAGCCGTCATCGAGGGCAAGAGGTACGACAGCATCCTGAAAGTGGAAGCGGTGGATGCCGATTGCTCCCCCCAATTCAGCCAGATCTGCAGTTACGAAATCGTCACTCCTGACGTTCCCTTTGCCATTGACAAAGACG GTTATATTAAGAACACGGAGAAGCTGAACTACGGCAAGGAGCACCAGTATAAGCTCACCGTGACAGCCTATGACTGCGGGACGAAGCGAGCTGCCGAGGACGTCCTGGTGAAGATTAGCATTAAGCCTACGTGCAAACCAGGCTGGCAAG GCTGGAGCAAAAGAATGGAGTATGAACCCGGGACTGGCTCCCTTGCTCTTTTCCCCAATATCCATTTGGAGACCTGTGACGAGCCCATCACGTCCGTGCAGGCCACAGTTGATCTGGAGACCAACCATATTGGGAAAGGTTGCGACCGAGATACCTACTCTGAGAAATCCCTTCACAGGCTTTGTG GTGCTTCCTCTGACACTGCTGAGCTGCTTCCTCCTCCGAGCAACACGGCAAACTGGACAATGGGCCTTCCAACAGACAATGGCCACGACAGCGACCAGGTCTTCGAGTTCAATGGCACCCAAGCCGTGAAGGTTCCAGACAACGTGGTCACCATCAACATGAAAGAGCCTTTTGTGATTTCGGTGTGGATGAGGCACGGGCCTGGGGCCAGGGAAAAAGAGGCCATCCTCTGCAACTCAGACAAGACAG ACATGAACCGGCACCACTATTCTCTGTACGTGCACAATTGTCGCCTCGGGTTCCTCTTCCGCCAGGATCCTTCAGAGGGGCAGAGTTATAAACCGGCAGAATTCCACTGGAAACTGAACCAG GTGTGCGATAAGGAGTGGCATCACTACGTCCTCAATGTAGAATTTCCAACTGTGATGCTGTATGTTGACGGAGTTTCCTTCGATCCTTTCCCGGTGACTGAAGACTATCCACTTCATCCCTCCAAAATAGAATCCCAGCTGGTGGTTGGAGCTTGCTGGCAAG AATATACAGGAAATGAGAATGACACAGAAAAAGCGACCGAGAGCCCTGCAG GTGGTGAGCTCCACATGGCCCAATTCTTCCGAGGGAACCTGGCTGGCTTAATGATCCGCTCCGGTAAACTGGAGAGTAAGAAGGTGATTGACTGTCTCTACACCTGCAAGGAGGGGCTGGATTTGCAGACGGCAGATGGCGTTGGCAAAGGCCTAAAG ATCCACATGAACCCGAGCCAGTCGGTGTTGACCTTGGAAGGAGACGACATTGACAGGTTCGACAAAGCCATGCAGCACATCTCCTACCTGAACTCCCgccagttccccacacctgggatcCGGAGGATCAAAATCACAAGCACTGTGAA GTGCTCCAGCAACGAAGCCTGCATTGCCATTCCTTTTGTCGACGGCTACATCATGGTCTTGCAGCCCGAAGAGCCCAAGATCAGCCTGAGTGGCATCAACCACTTTGCCCGCTCGGCTTCGGAGTTCGAGAGCCCCGAAGGGGTTTCCCTCTTCCCTGAGCTTCGCATCATCAGCACCATCACGCGGGAGGTTGAGCCGGAGGGGGACGGAGATGAGGATCCAACAG TCCAAGAATCGTTGGTGTCCGAGGAGATCATGCACAACTTGGATACCTGCGAGGTCACGGTGGTCGGGGAGGAGCTCAGCCTGGAGCAGGAGAGCTTGGAGGTCGATATGGTTCGGTTGCAGCAGAAAGGGATGGAGATGAGCAGCTCCAACCTGGGCATGATCATTACCG GGGTTGACACCATGGCCAGCTACGAGGAGGTTTTACACTTGATTTGCTACCGCAATTGGCAGGCCGTGTCTCTGTTTGACCGAAAGTTCAAGCTGGTCTGTTCGGAGCTCAATGGGCGTTATGTCAGCAATGAGTTTAAAGTGGAG GTGAATGTCATCCACACAGCTAACCCCATGGACCACGCCAACCACATCGCCGCAGAGCCTCAGTTTGTCCAGCCCGTTCACCATTCATTTGTTGACCTCTCTGGTCACAACCTAGCCAACCCTCACCCAGGTTTTTCAG TGGTTCCAAGCACTGCCACAGTTGTGATTGTGGTCTGTGTCAGCTTCCTGGTTTTCATGATTATCCTGGGAGTCTTCCGGATCAGAGCTGCTCACCAGAGAACAATGCGGGACCAGGATTCTGGGAAGGAGAACGAGATGGACTGGGACGACTCTGCTTTGACCATTACTGTTAACCCCATGGAG acATATGAGGACCAGCAcagcagtgaggaggaggaggaggaggaagaggaggaagagagcgAAGATGGGGAGGAAGAAGATGACATCACCAGTGCAGAGTCTGAAAGCagcgaggaggaagagggggagcaggaagaggaccaacagaatgtcaacaggcagCAGCAGCTAGAATGGGACGACTCCACGCTCACTTATTGA
- the CLSTN1 gene encoding calsyntenin-1 isoform X4 — protein sequence MLLSPLAPACLLAALLCGGIRAARVNKHKPWIETTYHGIVTENDNTVLLDPPLIALDKDAPLRFAGEICGFKIHGQNVPFEAVVVDKSTGEGMIRSKEKLDCELRKDYTFTIQAYDCGKSPDGANMKKSHKATVHIQVNDVNEYAPVFKEKSYKAAVIEGKRYDSILKVEAVDADCSPQFSQICSYEIVTPDVPFAIDKDGYIKNTEKLNYGKEHQYKLTVTAYDCGTKRAAEDVLVKISIKPTCKPGWQGWSKRMEYEPGTGSLALFPNIHLETCDEPITSVQATVDLETNHIGKGCDRDTYSEKSLHRLCGASSDTAELLPPPSNTANWTMGLPTDNGHDSDQVFEFNGTQAVKVPDNVVTINMKEPFVISVWMRHGPGAREKEAILCNSDKTDMNRHHYSLYVHNCRLGFLFRQDPSEGQSYKPAEFHWKLNQVCDKEWHHYVLNVEFPTVMLYVDGVSFDPFPVTEDYPLHPSKIESQLVVGACWQGGELHMAQFFRGNLAGLMIRSGKLESKKVIDCLYTCKEGLDLQTADGVGKGLKIHMNPSQSVLTLEGDDIDRFDKAMQHISYLNSRQFPTPGIRRIKITSTVKCSSNEACIAIPFVDGYIMVLQPEEPKISLSGINHFARSASEFESPEGVSLFPELRIISTITREVEPEGDGDEDPTVQESLVSEEIMHNLDTCEVTVVGEELSLEQESLEVDMVRLQQKGMEMSSSNLGMIITGVDTMASYEEVLHLICYRNWQAVSLFDRKFKLVCSELNGRYVSNEFKVEVNVIHTANPMDHANHIAAEPQFVQPVHHSFVDLSGHNLANPHPGFSVVPSTATVVIVVCVSFLVFMIILGVFRIRAAHQRTMRDQDSGKENEMDWDDSALTITVNPMETYEDQHSSEEEEEEEEEEESEDGEEEDDITSAESESSEEEEGEQEEDQQNVNRQQQLEWDDSTLTY from the exons GTGAGATTTGCGGATTTAAAATTCACGGGCAAAATGTCCCCTTTGAAGCAGTGGTGGTGGATAAATCCACCGGTGAGGGGATGATCCGATCCAAAGAGAAGCTTGACTGTGAACTGCGGAAGGACTACACGTTCACCATCCAGGCCTATGACTGTGGGAAGAGCCCAGATGGAGCAAATATGAAAAAATCCCACAA AGCAACGGTGCATATCCAGGTGAACGACGTCAATGAGTACGCCCCGGTGTTCAAAGAGAAGTCTTACAAAGCAGCCGTCATCGAGGGCAAGAGGTACGACAGCATCCTGAAAGTGGAAGCGGTGGATGCCGATTGCTCCCCCCAATTCAGCCAGATCTGCAGTTACGAAATCGTCACTCCTGACGTTCCCTTTGCCATTGACAAAGACG GTTATATTAAGAACACGGAGAAGCTGAACTACGGCAAGGAGCACCAGTATAAGCTCACCGTGACAGCCTATGACTGCGGGACGAAGCGAGCTGCCGAGGACGTCCTGGTGAAGATTAGCATTAAGCCTACGTGCAAACCAGGCTGGCAAG GCTGGAGCAAAAGAATGGAGTATGAACCCGGGACTGGCTCCCTTGCTCTTTTCCCCAATATCCATTTGGAGACCTGTGACGAGCCCATCACGTCCGTGCAGGCCACAGTTGATCTGGAGACCAACCATATTGGGAAAGGTTGCGACCGAGATACCTACTCTGAGAAATCCCTTCACAGGCTTTGTG GTGCTTCCTCTGACACTGCTGAGCTGCTTCCTCCTCCGAGCAACACGGCAAACTGGACAATGGGCCTTCCAACAGACAATGGCCACGACAGCGACCAGGTCTTCGAGTTCAATGGCACCCAAGCCGTGAAGGTTCCAGACAACGTGGTCACCATCAACATGAAAGAGCCTTTTGTGATTTCGGTGTGGATGAGGCACGGGCCTGGGGCCAGGGAAAAAGAGGCCATCCTCTGCAACTCAGACAAGACAG ACATGAACCGGCACCACTATTCTCTGTACGTGCACAATTGTCGCCTCGGGTTCCTCTTCCGCCAGGATCCTTCAGAGGGGCAGAGTTATAAACCGGCAGAATTCCACTGGAAACTGAACCAG GTGTGCGATAAGGAGTGGCATCACTACGTCCTCAATGTAGAATTTCCAACTGTGATGCTGTATGTTGACGGAGTTTCCTTCGATCCTTTCCCGGTGACTGAAGACTATCCACTTCATCCCTCCAAAATAGAATCCCAGCTGGTGGTTGGAGCTTGCTGGCAAG GTGGTGAGCTCCACATGGCCCAATTCTTCCGAGGGAACCTGGCTGGCTTAATGATCCGCTCCGGTAAACTGGAGAGTAAGAAGGTGATTGACTGTCTCTACACCTGCAAGGAGGGGCTGGATTTGCAGACGGCAGATGGCGTTGGCAAAGGCCTAAAG ATCCACATGAACCCGAGCCAGTCGGTGTTGACCTTGGAAGGAGACGACATTGACAGGTTCGACAAAGCCATGCAGCACATCTCCTACCTGAACTCCCgccagttccccacacctgggatcCGGAGGATCAAAATCACAAGCACTGTGAA GTGCTCCAGCAACGAAGCCTGCATTGCCATTCCTTTTGTCGACGGCTACATCATGGTCTTGCAGCCCGAAGAGCCCAAGATCAGCCTGAGTGGCATCAACCACTTTGCCCGCTCGGCTTCGGAGTTCGAGAGCCCCGAAGGGGTTTCCCTCTTCCCTGAGCTTCGCATCATCAGCACCATCACGCGGGAGGTTGAGCCGGAGGGGGACGGAGATGAGGATCCAACAG TCCAAGAATCGTTGGTGTCCGAGGAGATCATGCACAACTTGGATACCTGCGAGGTCACGGTGGTCGGGGAGGAGCTCAGCCTGGAGCAGGAGAGCTTGGAGGTCGATATGGTTCGGTTGCAGCAGAAAGGGATGGAGATGAGCAGCTCCAACCTGGGCATGATCATTACCG GGGTTGACACCATGGCCAGCTACGAGGAGGTTTTACACTTGATTTGCTACCGCAATTGGCAGGCCGTGTCTCTGTTTGACCGAAAGTTCAAGCTGGTCTGTTCGGAGCTCAATGGGCGTTATGTCAGCAATGAGTTTAAAGTGGAG GTGAATGTCATCCACACAGCTAACCCCATGGACCACGCCAACCACATCGCCGCAGAGCCTCAGTTTGTCCAGCCCGTTCACCATTCATTTGTTGACCTCTCTGGTCACAACCTAGCCAACCCTCACCCAGGTTTTTCAG TGGTTCCAAGCACTGCCACAGTTGTGATTGTGGTCTGTGTCAGCTTCCTGGTTTTCATGATTATCCTGGGAGTCTTCCGGATCAGAGCTGCTCACCAGAGAACAATGCGGGACCAGGATTCTGGGAAGGAGAACGAGATGGACTGGGACGACTCTGCTTTGACCATTACTGTTAACCCCATGGAG acATATGAGGACCAGCAcagcagtgaggaggaggaggaggaggaagaggaggaagagagcgAAGATGGGGAGGAAGAAGATGACATCACCAGTGCAGAGTCTGAAAGCagcgaggaggaagagggggagcaggaagaggaccaacagaatgtcaacaggcagCAGCAGCTAGAATGGGACGACTCCACGCTCACTTATTGA